The sequence below is a genomic window from Streptomyces sp. V1I1.
CGTCGCCGTCCGTGCAGCCGGTCAGCAGCAGCGCGAGGGCGGCGGTGAGTGCCGTCAGCAGTCGTGCGCGCATCATGACTTCACCGCCCCTGCCAGCATCCCGCCCGTGATCCGTTTCTGGATGATCGCGAAGATGACGAGCGAGGGGAGCGTCGCGAGGAACGCGGCCGCGGCGAGCGGGCCCAGGTCGGCGGCGCCCTCCGCACCGAGGAAGTGTGTGAGGACGACCGGCAAGGTCTGCTTCTCCGGGGTCTTGAGTAGGACGAGCGCGAAGAAGAACTCGTTCCATGCGGTGATGAAGGCGAAGAGCGCGGTGGCGACGATGCCGGGCGCGAGCAGCGGTGCGGTGACCGAGACGAGCGTGCGGAGCCTGCCCGCGCCGTCGACGGCCGCGGCCTCCTCCAGTTCGCGCGGCACGGCCCGTACGTATCCGACCAGCATCCAGAGCGCGAACGGCAGCGCCCACACGACGTACACCATGATCAGTCCGAACAGGGTGTTGATCAGATGCAGGTTCTTCAGGATCAGGAACAGCGGAATGATCACCAGGACGAACGGGAACGCCTGGCTGACCACGACCCAGCCGGTGGCGGCGGTGGAGAGCTTGCTGCGGTGACGGGCCATTACGTACGCCATGGGCGTGGCGATCACCACGGCGATCAGGGCTGCGGCGAGCGCCGCGATCAGGCTGTTGGCGGCGGCCTGGAGGAGGGGCTGTTCGTCGAAGGCCTGCCGGAAGTTGTCGAGGGTCGGGTCCTCGGGGATCCAGGTGGGGTGCAGGGAGCCCAGTTCGCGCGGTGGCTTGAAGGCGGTGGAGATCAGCCACAGGAAGGGGAACGCGAGGAAAACGAGGTAGCACAGGAGCGCGAGGTACTGGCCGGCGCGGCCGGACCTGCTGGTGCGCAGTGCCGTCACTTTTCATCGCCTCCCTTGAGCCGTCCTACGAGATAGAGGGCGAGCATCACCGAGATCACCGCGACCATGACGCAGCCCATCGCGGCGGCGTACCCGAACTGGCCGTAGCGGAAGGCCTCTTCGTAGGCGAAGAGCATGGGGAGGCGGGTGCGTCCGCCGGGGCCGCCGTTGGTGAGCACGTACACCAGGGCGAAGGAGTTGAAATTCCAGATGAAGTTGAGCGCGGTGATGGCGAGCGCGACGGGCTTGAGGGCGGGCCAGGTGACGGTGCGGAACCGGCGCCAGGCACCCGCGCCGTCGAGGGCCGCGGCTTCGTGGAGTTCGTACGGCGTGTTCTGGAGCCCGGCGAGGAGCGCGACGGTGGTCTGCGGCATGCCGGCCCAGATGCCGACGACGATCACGGCGGGCAGCGCGGTGGCGAGGCCGGTCAGCCAGTCCCTGCCGTCTCCGAGGCCCAGGTCGCGGATGGTCTCGTTGAGGATGCCCGCGTCGGGGTTGTAGACGAGCCGCCACATGATGGCGACGACGACCTCGGGCATGGCCCAGGGAATGATCGCGAGGGCGCGCGTCAGCCAGCGGAAGCGGAGGTTCTGGTTGAGCAGCAGAGCGAGGCCGAGGGCGAGCACGAACTGCGGGACACTCACGCCGACGGCCCAGAGCAGGCCGATGCGGAAGGAGTCCCAGAAGAGCGTGTCGTGCGCCAGGTCCTGGAAGTTGAGCGTCCCGATCCACTCGGTGGGCTCGGTGCGGCCGGCCTGGGAATCGGTGAAGGCCAGCGAGATGCCGTAGAGCAGCGGCCCGACGCTGAGCACCAGGATCGGTATCAGGGCAGGCAGTACGAGGAACCAGGCCCCGTGGTCCAGGTGTCTGACGGGCCGCGGCTTGCCGGGCCGCGGCCTGCTGGGCCCCGGCTCTCCGGACCGCGGCGCTGCGCTCGCCAATGTCACGGATTCGACTCCTTCGGGCGGCTCGACCTGGTCCGGCCGCCCCGGCGGCCCCCGTCATCGTGCTGACGGTCCGTCGGTTCGTCAAGGCAGCCTGCACGGATGCGAGACTTTGCGCCCATGGACGAGACACGGGCACGCGAGGTACTGACGGCCGCGGGGCTCCCCGCCGACGCGTCGCTGCTGGCGCTCGGTGAGAACGCGGTGTTCGTGGCGGGCGATGTGGTCGTCAAGGTCGGCCGGGACGCGGAGCTGCTGGCGCGGGCGGAGCGCGAACTGGCCGTCGGGGCGTGGCTGTCGGAGGCGGGCGTGCCCGCGGTCCGGCCGGCCGAGCCGAAGGCCCGCCTGGTGGAGGGCCATCCGGTGACGGTCTGGCACCGGCTGCCGGCTGCGGTGCGTCCGGCCGAGCCCGCGGATCTGGCGCGGCTGCTGCGCCTGATCCATGCGCTGCCCTCGCCGTCGTTCGCCCTGCCGCGGCGGGAGTTGCTCGGCGGCGTCGAGCGCTGGCTGCGGCTGGCGGGCGACGCGATCGACCCGGCGGACGCGGCGTACCTGCGCGAGCGCCGCGACGGTTTCGCCGCGGCGGCGTCCGCGCTGACTCCCCACCTGCCTCCGGGCCCGATCCACGGCGACGCGCTCCCGCGCAACGTCCATGTGGGACCGGACGGCCCGGTCCTGGTGGACCTGGAGACGTTCTCGGGGGACCTGCGCGAACACGACCTGGTGGTCATGGCGCTGTCCCTCGACCGGTACGGCCTGGCGCCCGAGGCGTACGAGTCCTTCACCGCGGAGTACGGCTGGGACGTGCGCGAGTGGGAAGGCTGCGACGTCCTGCGCGGCGCACGCGAAACGGCGAGCTGCGCATGGGTGGCGCAGCATGCCCCGGCAAATCCGAAGGCGCGCGAGGAGTTCGCCCGCCGGGTCGCCTCCCTGCGCCAGGACGCGCGCGGGGTCCGCTGGTACGCGTTCTGACCGGGGCTCAGCTGGTTTTCGTTCTGACCCGAGCTCAGCTGGTACGCGTTCTGACCCGGGCTCAGCCCGTCGTCGGCACCAGTTCCCGCAACGGCCAGGACGCGTCCACCACCGCCTCGGGGCTGCCCTTCTTCCGCAGGAAGCGCTGGAAGTCCGCCGCCCACTCCGCGTACCAGTCGATCTGACGCTCATGCAGCTCAGCCGGTGTCAGCGCGGCCACCGGAGCATGGCGTTCCGCTATGGCGCAGGCCACCCGAACCGCCGCCAGAGCGTCTGCCGACGCATCGTGGGCCGCGTCCAGGATCA
It includes:
- a CDS encoding carbohydrate ABC transporter permease; this encodes MTALRTSRSGRAGQYLALLCYLVFLAFPFLWLISTAFKPPRELGSLHPTWIPEDPTLDNFRQAFDEQPLLQAAANSLIAALAAALIAVVIATPMAYVMARHRSKLSTAATGWVVVSQAFPFVLVIIPLFLILKNLHLINTLFGLIMVYVVWALPFALWMLVGYVRAVPRELEEAAAVDGAGRLRTLVSVTAPLLAPGIVATALFAFITAWNEFFFALVLLKTPEKQTLPVVLTHFLGAEGAADLGPLAAAAFLATLPSLVIFAIIQKRITGGMLAGAVKS
- a CDS encoding phosphotransferase enzyme family protein, with the translated sequence MDETRAREVLTAAGLPADASLLALGENAVFVAGDVVVKVGRDAELLARAERELAVGAWLSEAGVPAVRPAEPKARLVEGHPVTVWHRLPAAVRPAEPADLARLLRLIHALPSPSFALPRRELLGGVERWLRLAGDAIDPADAAYLRERRDGFAAAASALTPHLPPGPIHGDALPRNVHVGPDGPVLVDLETFSGDLREHDLVVMALSLDRYGLAPEAYESFTAEYGWDVREWEGCDVLRGARETASCAWVAQHAPANPKAREEFARRVASLRQDARGVRWYAF
- a CDS encoding carbohydrate ABC transporter permease, with amino-acid sequence MASAAPRSGEPGPSRPRPGKPRPVRHLDHGAWFLVLPALIPILVLSVGPLLYGISLAFTDSQAGRTEPTEWIGTLNFQDLAHDTLFWDSFRIGLLWAVGVSVPQFVLALGLALLLNQNLRFRWLTRALAIIPWAMPEVVVAIMWRLVYNPDAGILNETIRDLGLGDGRDWLTGLATALPAVIVVGIWAGMPQTTVALLAGLQNTPYELHEAAALDGAGAWRRFRTVTWPALKPVALAITALNFIWNFNSFALVYVLTNGGPGGRTRLPMLFAYEEAFRYGQFGYAAAMGCVMVAVISVMLALYLVGRLKGGDEK